The Paenibacillus sp. FSL H7-0357 nucleotide sequence CTGCCCTTGGGAGGATCCATAGTTTTCGCCGGTGATGCCGGCACGAAGTTCGAGATTTCCGCTCAGTAACTTCGGATTCCTCAGGAAAAGTTGATGAAATTGAACTGAAAACCTACATAAAAAGTGCCTTGGTTCATCCCAATAGGTGAACATTCAACTCCCATGGAAATTAATTCTTGGCTGTTGCAAGGAAGACCGAAATACGGCGTACTTTCATCATCTGTGGTGCTGCGCTTTCGCTGCATGTGTGGCTAACGGGAAACGTTAGTTTAATAACAGCGGCAGTCTAATACTTTATTTTCACCGAACAGCAATACATTTAGGACGCGCTGAGTTTTGTACAGCGCGTCCTTTTTTGTAAACATTTATACAGCGGATTCCAGTATTTACTTTTTCAAAGCTGGGATTAATCCAGATATTAACACTGCGTCCTTGAGTTGGCTGTGAAAAGCTGTTTTTTTTAATAAGCCACTTGAAATCGCTAACACATGGATTTATAATAGGGCTATCGAAACGATTCGAATCAACCGTCGAGTGAATTAGCAATATGTTCACGGAAATGCTCATTCAACTCGAAAAATGTCTGAAAATTCGTTTCATCCTACATTTTTTTGGTTAATATTACCTGTAACTACCTCGGGGAATAAGAAAAAGAATGATAATATTCGAATTTTTTTTCGATAATAATCGAAACGTTTCGATGTAAGGGCTTTTATCATAGTTTTTTAAGTTTTACTCATACTAAAACAGGGGTGAAAGAGAAATGAAGAAAAAAACTGGAGTTACGATGATGGCAATGTTGATGAGTTTCTCATTAGTTGCGGCGGGTTGCGGCAACAATTCCAACAATGCAGCATCGGGAGACAACAAGACGCTTAAAGTATGGTTCATGGGTACATCTGATACCGTAGAACCTATTGCTAAAATGTATGAAGAAAAAAATCCTGGCATCAAAGTGGATGTGCAAGCGATACCATGGGATACCGCACATGATAAGCTGCTGACCGCAGTCGCTTCCAAAAACGGCCCGGACGTTATTCAGATGGGTACCACATGGATTCCTGAATTTGCCGCTGCCGGAGCTTTGAAAGATATGACTCCATACATCGAAAAGTATCCAAGCATGAAACCGGAGAACTTCTTTGATGGAGCCGTTGAAACAACCAAATATCAAGACCAGACGGTTGGTATCCCATTCTATGTTGAGACACGGGCGCTGTTCTACCGCACCGATATGCTTGGTGATGTTGGATACCCTGAAGGTCCAAAAACTTGGGACGAGCTGAAGGATGCGAGCAAGAAGCTGGTGGAAAAGGGCGGAGCCGGACATTATGCCTTGCCGATTGAAGGTAAAGACTCTATCTACCCTGTAATTTTTGCTTGGCAGAACGGCAGCGATATTATTGATAGCAACCGTAAGCCACAGTTTAATCAACCGGCCTATGTGGAAACTGTTAATTTTCTGAAAAGCTTCTACGATGAAGGATTGTCGCCTAAAGGCACTGACCTTGATACTGTAGCAGCATTCAAAGACGGAACGATGGCTATGTTCATCAGCGGTCCTTGGATGATCCAGACTGTAAAAGAGAAAAACCCTGAAATTGACGGAAAATGGGCAGTAACGACATTGCCTGCTAAAGTAACCAACACCTCTTCCATTGGTGGTGCTGATCTGTCCATCTTCAACTACAGTAAAAATCCGGATGAAGCTGCAAAATTCATTGCTTTCATGGCCGAACAGGATGCACAACTGAAGTATTTCGAAACTTCTAACTCCATGCCGGCACTCAAAGCAGCTTGGAAGAACGAAGCGCTTCAGGATCCAATGATTGCAGCGTTCGGTAAACAGCTTGAAAATTCCCGTCCGGCTCCAACGGTCAGAGAATATGAAGAAATTGCACAGGCTGCAATGGCTGCTTTCGAGCAGATTACCATGGGCGGAGCAGATACACAAACCGAGCTGGACAAGCTGAACGCCAAAGCGAATGAATTGCTGGGCAACAAATAAATAATTATTGAAGTATTGTGTCAGGCGGACTGCCGGGATCTCTTTTTTACGGAGGTTCCGGCATTATGCCTGTATATCCTTCCACACGGAAGAAAGTGAAAGAATGCGAAGGGGTGTGATGTTGTGAGTTCATTTGTCAAGCAGTGGAACAAGCATAAGTATCCATATTTGTTTATCGCGCCTGCGGTAATCCTGCTGACCCTTTTTTCGATTATCCCGATAATTATCGCACTGGTCATCAGTTTTACGGATATGGATTTGGTGGGGCTTGCGGATTATTCGAATATTAGTGCAATTGGTTTTGATAACTATTTTAATATTTTCAAAGATCCTATTTTCTTAAAGTCGATGTACAACACACTTATTTATGTTGTGGTCGGGGTTCCCTGCGTGGTTATTGCTTCCATGGGGGTTGCATTGCTGCTGAATTACGGAACAGGCTGGCTGTTTAAAAGCTTCCGGGTGATTTATTATATGCCTTCCATTACCAACATTGTGGCCGTAGCCGTAGTATGGGGTTATTTGTACAACGGGACGTACGGTTTGTTTAACTATGTTCTGTCCTGGTTTGACCTGCCTGCGCAGCAATGGCTCCAAGATCCTGTGCTGGCGAAATTTTCACTTATCCTGCTGGCGTTCTGGAAATCAATTGGTCTCAATATGATCATCTTCCTGGCGGCCCTTCAGGGAATTCCGCGTTCGTATTATGAAGCTGCGGAAATCGACGGTGCAACCGGCTGGAAGAAGCTGCGCTACATCACTGTTCCTTTGCTTGGATTCGCTACTTTCTTTGTGACCATTACGACCCTGATCGGCTGGATTCAGTTCTTCGAAGAGCCGCTCGTGATGACAAAAGGTGGACCGCTGAATGCAACGATGTCAATGGCGCTCTTTATTTACAATAACGGGTTCCAGCTGAGCAAATTCGGTTATGCGGCTTCGGGTTCATTTATACTGTTCATCATCATTATTATTGCGACACTTATCCAATTCGCGGTCAAAAAGAAAGAAGTGGAATACTAAGCTTCAGCGTGATGCTGCGGGCTTAAGAAGGAGGGAACTAGCATGGCACTGAAGATGAAGAAGATGGAAAAAGGAATTATGATTACCCTGCTCGTTGTCGGAGGACTTCTGATGATGGTGCCGTTTATTTGGATGATCGGTTCATCCTTTAAACCAGAGAATGAATTTACGGTGATTCCACCGTCGCTTTTCCCGGCGCACCCAACGTTTAACAACTACCGGGATTTGTTCGTGAAGATGGATTTTTTAATTTATTTGAAAAATACACTGATTATCGTGTTATGTTCTTTTGCCGGACTGTTTTTGAATGCGATGGCCGGTTATGCTTTTGCGAAATTTGATTTTCCGGGCAAAAACAAGTTCTTCTTTATTATCCTGGGTACGATGATGATTCCATCACAAGTAACCATGATCCCGACGTATCTGATTATTAATCAAATGCATCTCGTAAATACGATGGCGGGTATCGTTCTGCCCGGCTTGGTAGGGGCGTTTGCGATATTCTTGTTCCGTCAGTTTATGACTACCATTCCGATGGATCTGCTGGAAGCGGCAAGGCTGGATGGAGCGGGCGAACTGCGGATCTTTTTCCAGCTGATGGTGCCGATCGTGAAGCCGGTGTTTGCGGTACAAGGGATTTTGACATTTATCGGGGCCTGGAACAGCTTCCTGTGGCCGTTGATTATCGCCAATGACGAGAAACTGTATACACTCTCAGTAGGTTTGTCCTTGCTGAAAGGCCAATATGGTACAGCGTTTGGACTGCAGATGGCCGGTGCGGCATTTATGGTCATTCCAATTATTATCATATTTATCTTCTTCCAGAAGCATATCATAGAAGGATATACGATCTCTGGCATAAAATAGTATAGAGAGAAATAATGCAGGGCTCAGGAAGGGTTGAAATGGATGGCAACAATCAAGGATGTGGCCAAGCTGGCGGGGGTAGCACTGTCCACCGCTTCGTATGCGATGAGCGGGGACAGCAAGGTTAGCGCAAAAACGAGAGAAAAAGTTCTGGCAGCAGCAAGACAGCTGAATTATCAAAAAAACGGCTTTGCCATGGATTTGAAGCGGAGCCGGACCAATACGATTGCACTCATATTAATGGATTTGTCCGGTCCTTATTATTCGGAGCTCATCCGCAGCATTCAGGATGTTGCGCTATCCAACTCCTATGACCTGATTGCCTGCAGCTCGCTGGGTGGAAAAGATTCCACGGCTGTGCGTTATTTACTCGAAAAAAGAGTAGATGGCGCTATTGTGCTGGCTCATAATATTACAGTAGATCTTCTTCATGCAGCTGCGGGTGCACGTTTTCCAATCGTCGTGATGGATCGTCTCATTTCTGGTGAAGGCCTTATTAATGTAGTGGTAGACAGCGAACAGGGTGGTTATAGTGCGACCCGTTATCTGATTGAAAAAGGTCATCATTCCATTGCTTATATTAGCGGACCTGCGAACTCTTATGACAATGCACTGCGTTATCAGGGGTATTTGCGTGCCATGCGTGAGGCGGGACTAAATGAAAAAACGAAGTGGAAGCTGAGCGGCAACTTTGTCCGTGAGGGCGGTTATAAAGCAACGAAGATGATGCTGGTGCAGGGTGAGCTGCCTTCGGCGGTGTTTTATGCCAATGACGAAATGGCAGTCGGGGGAATGAAGGCATTGGAGGAAGCCGGAGTTTCCGTGCCGGATGATCTTTCGGTCATTGGATTTGACGATATCCAGTTAGCCGAATACCTTCAGCCAAGGCTGACGACCATCCGTCAACCGATGTACGAATCCGGTTCGCTGGCCGGACATCTGCTGTTCCAAAGGTTGAACGGAGATGAGGTCAACGATTTCTACAAGCTCAAGATCGAACTGATTGAACGGAGCTCGGTTAAAATCAACAGTTAATTGGAGCTGGATGCGATAATCCCGCCGAACGCTTTGTTTTTGGCCTAGCGCGGCGGCAAGCTTCCGGTTATTTATCGGGCAAGAGAAGATTCTGGACTCCTACTGCTCCGTATTGCTGTCGAAATTAATAGAAACGTTTATGAAATAGAGACAACGCATACTAGAAAAGACCATATAAATAAAGAGATAATAGAATAGAAACGTTTCGTTTCGGTGGAGGGAACACAACCATGACTGAACATCTCTATCACAAATATGTTAAGCACATGACACTTGAAGAAAAGATAGCCCAGCTGCTGCAGCTCGCAGCCCCCTTTTATGACGAACCGGGCGATCATTCGGAAATCACCGGACCTATGGAGGAGCTCGGTATCGGCAGCGAGACCAAACTTGCGGCTGGTTCCGTACTTGGAATAGCCGGTGCAGAGAAAATGATGGCTGTGCAGAAAGAACATCTGAAGAATAACAGACTCGGCATTCCATTGCTGTTTATGGCGGACATTGTACATGGATTCAAGACGATATTTCCGATTCCGCTGGCGATCGGCTGCTCCTGGAACCCGGAACTCGCTGAACAGAGCGCAGAAATCGCCGCGCGTGAAGCCGCAGTATCAGGACTTCATGTAACTTTTGCGCCGATGGTGGATTTGGTCCGGGATGCCCGCTGGGGCCGTGTGATGGAATCAACTGGTGAAGATCCCTATTTGAACTCTGTATTTGCCAAGGCATTTGTACAGGGATTCCAAGGGGATGACCTGAGAAATGATGTTTCCCGTGTTGCAGCCTGCGTGAAGCATTTTGCAGCTTATGGACTGGCTGAAGGCGGACGTGATTACAATTCAGTCGACTTGTCGGAACGCCAGCTGCGCGAATACTACTTGCCGGCCTATAAAGCAGCGGTAGACGCAGGAGTCGAGATGGTGATGACTTCCTTTAATATTGTGGACGGGATTCCGGCTACCGGAAACAGCAAGCTGATGCGCAGCCTTTTGCGTGAAGAATGGGGTTTTGAGGGAATCGTCATTTCAGACTGGGCGGCTATTAAGGAAATTATTGCCCATGGTGCTGCCGAAGACGAAAAAGAAGCCGCCTTTAAGGCAATCTGGAGTGGCGTCGACATCGATATGATGACCACAAGTTATGTGAACCATCTGCCGGAACTGGTGGCAGAAGGCCTTGTGGATGAAGCGCTGATTGATGAAGCTGTGCTGCGGATACTGAAGCTGAAGGAAAAGCTGGGCTTGTTCGAGAATCCAATGCGTGGTGCGGATCCGGTTCTTGAACGCGAGATTGTGTTCTCCGCCGAGCATCGCCAGGTTTCCCGCAAGCTTGCCGAGAAATCCAGTGTACTGCTTAAGAACGAAGGTGTACTGCCGCTGGCGCCTGAGCAACGGGTTGCATTGATTGGTCCGTTTGCGAATAGCGGAGATATTCTGGGCTGGTGGTCGTGGACGGGTTCTAAAGAGACGGCGGTCAAGCTTGGAGAATCCATGCGTATACTCAGCGAAAATCCGGGCAATGTGATTATTGCCGAGGGAAGCGGCATCGATTCGATCAGCGAGTCTCAGCGTAATGAGGCCTTGAAAGCAGCCGCAGATGCCGATGTAATCGTGCTTGCTGTCGGTGAATCTTCAGAGATGAGCGGTGAAGGCGGCAGCCGCAGTAATATCAAATTGCCGCAGGCGCAGCTGGAACTGATTGAGCTGATGAAAGGGCTGGGCAAACCTTTAGCTGTAGTCCTGTTTAACGGCCGCCCGCTCGATCTGCATGGTGTGTATGATCTTGCCGATGCTGTACTTGAAGCATGGTTCCCGGGAAGTGAAGGCGGTGCTGCGCTGGCAGATCTGTTATACGGAAAGGTTAATCCATCCGGAAAGCTCAGTATGTCCGTTCCTTATTCCGTTGGCCAGATTCCGGTTTATTATAACTCCTTCAGCACCGGCCGTCCCAAACCGGAAGAAGAGACAGACAACCGATATATTTCCCAGTACCTTGATATTCCTAACGAACCGCTCCTTCCATTTGGCTTCGGTCTAAGTTATACGGATTTCACCTATGAGGGACTTACACTTTCAGCGGAGACAATGAAGGCTGATCAGCCGATTGAGGCGAAGGTGACTGTCACAAATACCGGGAAGATGGCTGGAACAGAAACGGTTCAACTTTATATCCGTGATGTATCGGCAGAGGTAGTCCGCCCGGTTAAAGAGCTGAAAGGCTTCAAGCAGGTCGAACTGGCTCCGGGAGAAAGCAGCGAGGTCGTCTTCCAGATTGACGAAAGTATGCTCCGCTATCACCACAGTGACTTGTCCGTAAGCAGTGACCGCGGCCAATTCAGCCTGTTCATCGGCGCTAGCAGCAAGGATGTACAGGCAGCGTCTTTCCGTTTGCTTAAATAATGCAAAATGTTAAACACAAATACTGACGAATAGCGGCAATCTGCCGCAGCAGATAAGGAAGTGAGTAGAAATGACAACTATAACAGGAACTGGCTCCAAGCTGTCGCTTCACGAGGATGGATTGACTTTTACTTTCCTGGAAAGCGGCGACCTGTACCAGGCTGTCGGCGGGACGATGATGATCAATCAGCTGCTGTCTAATAGCGTAGACGGTGCGCCCGGAAATCTTTATGCGCGTTTGCACCTGCAGGATGGCATTCAGGTCTTTCCGCTGCTAGGTGTGAAATCGAGCAGCCGTTTCCGTCAGGATGGCAAACGCCTGGTGTGGCAAGGTGAAATTACTGCGGGTCCGGATGTCCCAGGGCTATTGGCGGATATCCGTTATCAGGTGGTATTTACTTTGTCCAGCCGTGGGGTGTGGTTCTGGGAAGTGAAAGTTGAAGGCAGCAATGTGCTGCTGGATGTCATCTATAGTCAAGATGTGGGGATTGCTTCCCCCGCAGCTGTCACCAGTAATGAAGCCTATTTATCGCAATATATTGATCATGCGGTATTTGAGGATGAGAAGTATGGATATGTGGTTTGCTCCCGGCAAAATCAGCCGCAAGGCGGCAAGTTCCCATACTTGCAGCAAGGTGCTCTCACCGGAGCTACCGGGTATTCCACTGATGGATTCCAGTTCTTCGGATTATCCTACAAGGAAACCGACAAACCGGAAGCATTGTACCAGGAACAGCTGGCCAATGAGATTTATCAATATGAATTTGCCTATACGGCGCTGAAATCCGGGAAAGTTCAACTGGATGGAGCTGCACGTTTTACTTTTTACGGACTATTCCGTGAAGACCATCCCGCAGCCATTACAGAGCTGGAATTTAATTCGGCACTGCGTCAAGCGTGGGATGAGGCTGAAGCTCTGGGAGATGTTCAGGAGACGGGTCACTGGCTGAATCAGGCCTCCTTATCTTCACGTTTTGGAGCGCCGCTGCAAACTGTAGACATGCTTGAAGAAGAGCTGAACTCATTGTTCCCGCAGAGATTTGAGGAAGAACGTGATGGCGGCCAGCTGCTGGCCTTCTTTACCGGCACCTATGAGCATATTGTGCTCAAGCGCAAGGAATTGCTGGTCGAACGTCCGCATGGGCATATTCTGATGAGCGGGGACAATGCTCATCTGGGTGCTGAGGTCATGACCACAACCTCGTATATGTATGGGATTTTCAACTCCCAGGTGGTAGTCGGTAATACGAATTTCAATAAAATGATGTCCAACCCCCGTAATGCGCTGAATGTGTACAAGACTTCAGGACAGCGTATTTATGTGGAAATGGATGGACAATACCGTATGCTTACGATGCCGTCGCTATTTGAAATCGGGTTTAACTACGTGCGCTGGTACTACAAAACTCTTTCCGACACGCTTGTGATTACCAACTATACAACAGTTGATTCACCGGAAGTAAAGCTGCATGTACGATCTGTAAGCGGCCAAGCGTACCGTTTCCTCGTCAGCAACCAGATTACGATGAATGTGGCCGAGTATGAGGTGCCATACCAAATGGCTCAGGATCCGAACGGAGTGATCAGCTTCCGTGGCGAGAAGTCCGGAACGAGTGCTCAGGTATATCCGGAGCTCACTTACAAGATGTTCCTGGAGGGGGCTTCTTACCGTCTGGGAGATGAAAGTCTGCTGGCAGACGGACCGGTTCAGGGCAGTGCTTCGCTTGCTGTGCTTGAACTGGAGGAGAGCGCAGAGTGGACGCTGACACTACAGGGCTTGCTGGACGGCAAGGAACGTCCGCTCTCCAGTAAACCCGTCACAGAAGAAATCACCCGTTACCGTGAGTTTTTCTCCGGTGTCATGAATGGTTTCAAGCTGACACAGGAAAGCGGAGTCGAAGGCGGACTATTCAAAGTGAATGCGTTGGCCTGGTGGTACACTCACAATATGCTGGTCCATTACTCAGTGCCTCATGGTCTGGAGCAGTATGGCGGCGCAGCATGGGGGACGCGTGATGTGTGCCAGGGACCGGTGGAATATTTCCTCGCCACACACAAATATGAGCAGGTGCGCGAGATTCTGCTGACCGTGTTTGCCCATCAGTATGAAGATGACGGCAGCTGGCCACAGTGGTTCATGTTCGACAAATACACATCCATTCAGCAGGAAGAAAGCCACGGCGATATTATTGTCTGGCCGCTTAAAGTGCTGGGGGATTACTTGCGGGCAACCCTTGATTTTACTGTATTGGATGAACAGATTCCATATACACGCAAGCACAGCTTTGACTTTACGGAAACGACAGCTTCGCTGCGGGAACATGCCAACAAAGAGCTGGATTACATTAAATCTCACTTCCTGCATGATACGTTCCTGTCTTCTTACGGCGACGGGGATTGGGATGATACGCTACAGCCGGCGAACGCACAGCTGAAGCAGTATATGGTCAGCAGCTGGACAGTTGCGCTTACCTATCAGACAGTGCTCGGTTTATCCGGAGTGCTGCAGAGCAATGATGAAGTTTGGTCAAATGAGCTGAAGCAGATGGCGGAAGGGATCAAAAGTGATTTCAACCGTTACATGCTGGGAACAGAAGTGATTCCGGGCTTCCTGTATTTCGAAGATCCGCAGGATGCCAAGCCTATGCTTCATCCAGAAGATCAGGAGACCGGTATCCAATACCGGCTGCTGCCGATGACCCGCAGTATGATCGGCGAGCTGCTCACACCAGAGCAAATGGAGTCGCATTACAAGCTGATCCTGGAGCAATTCCTCTGCCCGGATGGTGTGCGGCTGATGAACCATCCGGCGCAATATGCCGGCGGAGTCAGCACGCATTTTAAACGGGCGGAGCAGGCGGCTAATTTCGGACGCGAAATCGGACTTCAATATGTGCATGCGCATATCCGGTTCGTAGAAGCTATGGCGAAGATCGGCAAGCGGGATCAGGTATGGAACGGACTGGCGGTCATTAATCCGATTGGGATCCGCGATGCCGTGCCGAACGCTGAACTGCGTCAGAGCAATGCCTACTTCAGCAGCTCGGACGGGAAATTTGCTAACCGTTATGAAGCGCAGGAGCGGTTCAATGAGCTGCGGAATGGTTCGGTAGCCGTTAAAGGCGGCTGGAGAATTTATTCCAGCGGTCCCGGAATCTACATGAATCAGCTGATCTCCAACGTGCTCGGTATCCGTGAGGACGGCGGTGATCTCATCATTGATCCTGTACTGCCGGATGAACTGGATGGAACCCGCTTTAACTTCGAATATGGCGGTTCACCGGTATCATTCATCTACCATTGTGCAGAAGGCAATCTCCGCTCTGTAACCGTGGGCGGCAAGGAGGTTCAGGCCGAACGGCTTGCCAACCCTTATCGTCTTGGAGGATTGCGGATCAAACAGGCAGACTTTGAAAATCTGCGCACAGCAGATGGTACTGTAGTCGATATTTATATGTAACAACAAGAAGAGGCCGCTGCTGAAGCGGCCTCTTTGCTATTCACAATTATTCAGCTGTTAAGTCATCAATTCCAGAACCTTCGTTGAAAGCATCTCGAGTTCATTTGAAATAATCAAGGCTCATCGCCTCGCGGACTTCGTTCATCGTTTCCTGGGCCAGAGACCGGGTATGGCGGGTGCCGGCCATTAGAATGTCATCGACAAGCTTCGGTCTGGCCGCATAGTAGGCCCGGCGTTCCCGCATCGGTGCCAGAAGCATTTCCAGCGCGGAGGTGATCCGTTCTTTGCAGGCCGAACATCCGATGGTCCCGCGTTCGCAGCCTTCGCGGATTTCAGCGGCGTCTTGCGGAAGAAAGGCCCGGTGATAAGCATAAATTGGACAGATATCCGGATGCCCGGGATCATTTTTATGAACGCGGGCAGGATCTGTCACTGCTCTTTTTATTTTGTGGGCAAGGTCTTCCGTTGAAGCATCGAGCGTTATGGCGTTGCCGAGGCTTTTGCTCATTTTCGCGTTGCCGTCTGTGCCAATCAGCCGGGGTGTTTCACTGATCAACGCCTGAGGTTCCACAAATATAGGCTTATACAGCTCGTTAAACCGGCGCACAATTTTACGGGTCAGCTCCAGATGCGGCAGCTGATCCTCACCAACGGGAATGATGGTGGCTTTGCAAAAGGCAATATCGGCCGCTTGGCTTACCGGATAACCGAGGAAACCATAATACATTTCATCCAGACTGCTGTTTTTCGATTCTGCTTTTACTGTTGGATTGTGCCGCAGGTTATTCACCGTAACAAACATAGAGAAGAAGATCGTCAGCTCGGCGATTTCCGGAATCATGGACTGTACATAAAGGGTTGTCTTGCCGGGGTCAATGCCTGCAGACAAATAATCGAGCATAATCTCGCGGATATGGCTGCGGATCAATTCGGGTCTATCGAAATGGGTTGTCAGTGCTTGAACATCTGCCAGAAACACATAGGATTCATATTGATCTTGTAAAATAACCCGGTTCTGCAGGCTGCCGGCGTAATGGCCAAGGTGAAGTTTGCCGGTAACCCGATCTCCTGTGAGTACACGTTCTTTCATCGTTAAAAAACCTCCTGGTATAATGTTGTTGTGTAAATATTATAAATCGCCACCACCAGCCATCCTCCATGGCCATCACCCCCTTATCAATACAAAAAAACTCCGTCCCATAAGGACGAAGTTGTCGTTGTACCACCTTAAATGACCGTCTTGCTGCATGAATTGCAAGCGTTCCAGTCTTCGCTATACGGTGCGGAGATCGCTGAATACATGATCTCGAGACCGCTCCCTTGATAACGGCGGGGTGCCCGGCATTTCCCTACAACATCGTAGCCGACGGTTCGGGAAAGCAACTCCAAAGTCCATTCGATCATATGCCGGACA carries:
- the trpS gene encoding tryptophan--tRNA ligase, coding for MKERVLTGDRVTGKLHLGHYAGSLQNRVILQDQYESYVFLADVQALTTHFDRPELIRSHIREIMLDYLSAGIDPGKTTLYVQSMIPEIAELTIFFSMFVTVNNLRHNPTVKAESKNSSLDEMYYGFLGYPVSQAADIAFCKATIIPVGEDQLPHLELTRKIVRRFNELYKPIFVEPQALISETPRLIGTDGNAKMSKSLGNAITLDASTEDLAHKIKRAVTDPARVHKNDPGHPDICPIYAYHRAFLPQDAAEIREGCERGTIGCSACKERITSALEMLLAPMRERRAYYAARPKLVDDILMAGTRHTRSLAQETMNEVREAMSLDYFK